A region of the Equus quagga isolate Etosha38 chromosome 11, UCLA_HA_Equagga_1.0, whole genome shotgun sequence genome:
taaaatatgtgtaaaaatgCTCATAATatagatgttcagtaaatggttCTTCTTATTATTCACGGAAACTTAAAAACTCAAATGTAATTACACCAAAATTGATGGGGCAAATAGTACTGATAAAGTTGAAAGAGAATGCTATATTCTAGGAATTATTCTCCTGTAGacattgaatttttgttttaagacaaAATTTGATTTGGGAAGGTTCATTTATCATATAAAACCCTCCTGACAAGGTGAATCTGAACgaaataaacatttttgcaaaaaGTATTAGAACTTTAAAGATTTGCCATATTGTCGTGAATGATCCAAAAGAAACTTAGCAAAATTATGTTTGCTTTTAAGTACAGGTAATAAATATTTCGAAAGGAGCAAGATATTTACTAATATTCCCTTTCCGAGAATTAGAAAGAGGCTTGAGAAATGTGTATGAAGAAATAAGTAACGAATGGATTTATTACTTTGGATGAAACATAATAGGAGGAATTGTAACATGCTTACTAAAATGTTAGCTTGTGTTCCAGAACTGATTTAATAAAATcctctcagaaagaaagaagagaaaaagagacccaCAGATGTCTGGGAACTTAAAGGGAAACTTATTTATGCCACCAGAGAAAGCTGGGAAGAAAGACTGCCAACAAGGCTCTAAATGCCTTGAAGGCATTTAATATGTTTATAGAGTATCTCATGGCAGCTGGCATACAGgtatccaataaatgtttgttaaatgcaTAAACGGAATACTAATAAACAAATACGTTAATAAGAAATGACCACTCAGGTATCTGTCTACATTGCCCATCACAAACTTTTAATAAAAAGCTGGGGGCTCAAGTTCTAAtggtctcctttttctttctctcccatgaGGACTAAGGAAGAGCCTTCAAGTATAAAGGCTGAGCTCtactccaggaaaaagaaaaaatcaccacTCTAAAGGTTTCAGTACTGGTCAtgttatttgagatcttttggGCAGTGCAGCACAATGCAGGGTTTCTCCACGCAGCCTCATCTCCAGACAcctggaggagacaggaagggagacATGCATGCAGCACCCCAACCAGGTCCTGCTGACCCAGAGCTCATCAGCCCTGGACAGAGGATTCCCCTGCAGAAATCAAACACCAATTAAAACCAGATTTTGCAAAGTCggagaaaaaagaacgaaattattaaagaggaatgaagaaattattaaagagacagaagaggaaaataagggCATGAGTCAGTAAGGTGTGAAAGCAAATGTTACCACATCCCTAAACACACGTGCccgtgcgcacacacacgcacatgctaATTCTGTACATGCAAGAATAAGCTTACATATGCCTTAATCCTCACTTTTCAAATTTGTAGAGGGATTTAACAGATTTCAGTCTCATATTATTCTTCACATTTTCAGGACTACCAAAATCACACCTGGCCTGACAGGATCAGTAAATTCACCTGTGTGAAGGCAGCTGCGTTCAAACTCCATATTGAATGCGACAGTTTCCAAAAATATACAGGTTGCTTGAAGGTTTAAAGTAAAAAAGTAGGTTACACTTTTACCCATAAAGGGGTGGATGTTGCAGAGTTTAATAATAGGATACATAAGCTTTCACCCCTAGGTCACTGATTCTAGGGTGACCATAGTACACAGTCATTTTAGGACATTACCATCTAGCAGCTGTTTTGTTTGCAATCTGTAGAAAAAATGTATTGCTTGTCTCTATTAATACTCATTTGACAGGTGTATACATTCCAGCTCATGTGCATCTGCCAATCGTGAGTACTTTGAAGCAGGGTGATGCAAGCCACAACAGCTGTTACCTTTAGAAAGCCCTCAGCATGCccaattctctcctttctttatcTGAAGtactaaatattaatattttatactatAACAGGTTTTACAGTCTAAAACCAAAATCATAAAGGAAAGATATCTGTGGAGGATTTCTAAAATGAGCACAGTGTCATTCTATGAAACAAACAAGGCAACAATCTCTCCTCCTAGGAAAATGTGGTAAAGGCCAAACCAGCTGAGAAGGTCGACACTTGCATGGCTCAGTGACCTGCAGGAGACCGCAGGCGTCCCTGGGACAGTACGCTTCAGCCATAGTCACCCATGCATGCAGGTCACTGGGAAATGTGCTTCTAAAATTTATGGACCAAACATTTATGTACCCGGGGAATATAAACCAATGTAACACCCACCGTCCCTCTCATGGTGCTCTAGCGCCTCTAAGACAACACCCATGTGGTGCCAAAGATTATAAGTTATCAGGGCGACCCTTCACCATGGCAACTGGAAACCGGATGGTACCGAGCGTGCTGTAAAGTCATCCACTCAGAAGTGTTTCCCACAGCCCCAGCCACAGCGGTAACTGGAGAAGAatcatatttggaaaaataagactACTATTTGTAAACCACAGTACGGAGGTATTTAAATCACGGCCTAATCGTCTCTGTCTGAAATAATGACCACACCTGCCCATGGGCCTTTGCCATATATTCAGCCCATGGCACTGATGAAAATAAGACATCATCTAAAAACCCACACTCCTATCTCCCGAGTTCATACCTTCCTTCAAAGAACTCAGTGTCTCCTTTTGGAAGAATGTTAATTTAACCAGGCTAATAGTCCAACTCACATTTAGTATgcatttttaatgtctgtataaaatgcttaatagagactctgctttattttcttaaatgatgtTAAATAATGCACTATTTGGCacaaactctaaaaaaaaacagtgggaaaaaagtcactaataactttttatttcaaatatatcatcttattttaaaaggtcTTAGGAGCCCTGCAAGTTCAGGCTTGACAGATTTGCTTCTGTCAAACCCAAGACACCTTTAAAATGAGGGGGAAAGCACACACTCCGCCCTTTTGATCTGGTTCAGTGAGGCAATAAAACAACTCGGCAAGCTGATTGTGTTTGCTTTAGACCTGGTGTGTCATCACACAACGTGGGTGCAATTCCATGTCACCGATGAGGAActtaaggcacagagaggttaagtgacatggGAACACAGATCCTTTGAGTAGAAGGGAGCTTTGAATGAATACAGATCAGAAACATTACAACCACAAGCCTATATATTTATCCAACTGAAAACGCCATTTCTGCATAAGCTAAAAGTTTGTCTAAAAACTCTTTAATTCTAAGTTTAACAACAAACTTAGCACAGGATTATTTTGGTCTGCTTTAAGTCTTTGCCTTAAACATCAAGAAGCTCAGAGTAGAATTTAGTGCCCAAGCAGAAGCCCACTTCCTAGCCGTGGTTTCTAGGGGTAAACTCCTCCTTTCTGTCGCTCAGCTCTTCCTAAATTCAACAACCCTCAGCCGAGTGTCTGTTCTACGGCAGACAACGTTCTAGGTGCTAAAGATACAGTAGTGAACAGATCATGTGAAAACTCCTGTCTTCACGGAAATTACTTAAGTAGAAGACAGAGCATGCTAGTGCTCTggagaaaataaacaggaaaggaAATTGGGAGTGTGGGGTGAGGCTAACTTTAAACTGGGTGGGCAGTGAAGGCCCCATGGGTGACATTTGCACACAGACCtgaaagggagaggaggcaggagtaAGCAAGCAAAGGGGATGGCGTCGAAGGGGATATTCCAGGCACAAGGAACACTaaatgcaaaagccctgaggtggaAGCACGCCTGGCCAGCATGACTCacctttttgttattatttcaaataatatttttctatattgaaagTTCCACCAAACACTTTGGAAGAAGATCAGGAACATACATAAAATCGTAAACACCACAGACAACCTTCAGATACTGTGTCACTTCAGAGGAGTTTGCGGTGGTTATGTATGGCAGCAACACTTCACACACTTTGCCACCTCCCACTCCCCATTGCTTCTTTTCTCCACTAGAGATCAAAACGTTGACATCCTACAAATAACTcacagaggtaaaaaaaaaaaaaaaaaatctgctttgggGAAAGAGTTTACTTCAAGGAAATCAAACTGCAATGAGTACCCCAACCACAATGACTACCTCCCTTGAACTTCTAACCCCACAGTATTTGTATCCAGTGTTTAACATTAAATGCTACTGTTTACATCTCATCATATGCTACCTCCTATTGTTCTCCTGTACACATCTGCTTTCACAGTGACTTCCTTGGACCAGGGCCCATAACTTGGGAATGTCTGAATCCCACCACAGGGCTTTGCACACGCATGGCACCAAAATCTGTTTGACGGTCATGTCATAGAAGCTACCACTATGAGCAGCAGACGTTCCTCCTGTTTTAAGTATCTGTTTGCGGATAAAGCATGAAAGAAATGTCATAGTCTCTTACAGGCGTTTGGATAATCTCCACCATCTTGGCCAAGTTACTGTTTGTGTAACATTCCATTCTGTCTAAGtttccctttgcatttccatctgGGCACAGTACATACTTTCAGTCTCGACGCAAGCACGGACTAGCCACAAAACAGAGAGGAACCGCACCGTGTGGAAGCCTGTTCAGTTTGCTTTAAACTATTCTACTATTACGGAAAGGGACTCGACATGAAACTGCCAGATAGAGGGACTATAAGACATTGTCCCTACAGTCTAGCAAGACAGACACACAAGGAACAACTTCAGTGCATGTAAGACACACAGAAGTATTTGGAAAGTATATAAACAGGGGGCTGAAGGGTGAGGTAAGGCTTCACAGAAAAGCTGGCACCTGAACAGCCCCggttttgaaagatgaataggCCTAGGACAACCAGACTGGAGATCAAAGGGCATATTGGATTGTGCAAAACACTGGCAGAAACATAGATTGAAACTGCTGGAAGAACGCATTCACCGTCAGCGAGGGGAGGGCTGATCTGGTGCACTCCTGAGCtttccaagaaaaaaacaagaagctTTCAAATGCGGAGCTGAGGGAGAAAGTTTCACCAGCTGCTTGTTTTGTGAACCCTCTTAGCCTTGCTGTGCTTTGTTttgctctttctgttttgttccctcTTAAAGAAATAAGGCACTGTGCTGGCGTAAAACTTCAGTGAGGAAAAGTACTTCAACCTTACAGTGGAAAAGGGAAAGTGGGCAAGAGccaaggaataaataaataaattgtacttTCCTGAAATATACAAAtggagcaaaataaaaaattcaagcaCCATGGCCCCGACATATTAATCCCAACCCTCCTCTTCACCAACTCAATACATACTTATTTCAAGCCCACTAGTTGTTAGTTCCCGGGATACCAGGCCTCTGAGGCACTCACTGCCCTCCTCGGAACAAGCTCTTGCTTGCAATCtagtaaaagaaataacaagagcGCCCTGCACTGTACCCTGTTCTTGCCACGGATGCCAACCAAAGCCTGAAGCTCAGGCAGAGTTCAATTCCCATCAAGTTAACCATGAAGACAAACCACACAAATAATATTATAACGACAACCACCAAGATGTGAGAAACTGATAGAGGTCCCCGGTAAGGGCGTCTCATCGCCGCTTCCTGTGAGCAGGCAGCTGGCGCAGGGAGCTGGACTTCCCCGCCTGGGATTTGGAACGCTGCACGGCGTGGGGACCCGAGGAGGGGATAACGGGGGTGCAGTTACCTGGGAGCTCAGGTAGACTTTGAGGCATTCCTCGCACACGGCCTTCTTGCAGCAGGGCAAGGGCTTGATGGGCTTGTCCTCCAGGCACACCCGGCACATCAGCACCATGAGGGGCGCATAGGCATCCCCTACCCCTCCCAGGCCAGAGTAGGGTGGGGCTCCCAACAGGCTGGGCACGGAGAAGGGCTCGGGCGCCAGGTAGAACTCCAGCTCGATGCTGCCGCCGTCGGGGGACAGGGGGTCCGCTGGGTGGGACAGccgggggctggggaaggaggacgGGGTGCTGGGCGGGTTAGTCACCGGCGGAGCCCGAGGTGGCAAGGCGGGCGGCGAGAGCTGCTCCGCGGTGGGGACCTCGGGCAGGTCGTTCTCCACGCAGAACACGGAGCAGAAGACTTGTCTCTTGGCTGAGAGCGGGCGTCGCGGGGCCAGCACGTCCAGGACCAGTTGGTCCGGGGCCCCAGCGCGGGTCCTGGGCTCCTGCTCCTCGCCGGGGGGCGCCTCCTGCTGTTCATCCCCTTCCTCGTTTCGgtccccagcttcctcctcctcctcttccagctgctgctgcaaagtCTGAGGATTGAGGGGCCCGGGCAGTGCCAATCCCGCGGGCTGCCCGGCCGCTGGGCTCTTCCTCCGGCCCGGGGCCCCCAGGGTCCTCGCGGGCTCCGGGGTGCTCGGGTCCACGCAGCCCAAGTCGCCTCTGCAGCCACCGTCGTTCGGCTCGGCGGAGGCGGTGCGCGGCCCGGGAGCCCCGGCGAGGTCCCCCCGCGGCCTCGGAGACTCGTGGGGACCGGGGACGCCGCTGGCCGGGGGCCGCGCCTCCGgggccgcgccgccgccgctcACCGTGCTCTGCTCCTCGCCCATCGCCGCCCGCGGCCCGCGCCGCCGCTGCCCATCCAGCCGCCGGGACCCCCACCCGGAGCCGGCGGGCAGCGGGGGCAGCGGCTCGGCTCCACTCGCGGCTCCGCTTCTGCTTCCGGGTCCCTCCTCCGGGGCTGGGACGCCCCGAGCTCCCTCCGGGGAGCCCGTGCTCCGCGGCGGCGGCGCGCGGGGAGCCCTGCCCGGGCCgctgctcctcctcctcgtcctccggCGCGGCCGGGCACCGCCTCGGGGGCGCTGGGGGCCGCTTGCTCGGGCCGCGGGGGCGCCCGCCCCACATGCAGGTCCAGGCGGCGCCGGGGCCCCCGCGAGGCCCGGGCGGGGCAGAGGGGTCCGGGGCAGGCGGTCGTCAGCCCCGCGCCATCGCCGCTCCCCGGGGCGGGCCGCGCGCCTCGGCGGCCGGAGGGCGGTGGTCACAGGGGCGGGGGGCCTGTGGCGGCGCCGCGCGCGCCCCGGGAGGTGCAGCCGGAGCGCGAGCAGCCGCCGCGGCCCCTGGGGAGAGGCCGGCGCGGGCGTCCTCCCCTCGTCGCGCGGCACCTCGAGCCCTGCTGGCGGCCCCCCCGGGCGCACACCTCCCCGCACGTAGACACGCGCGCAGGCCCCCGCGCTCTCACTCACACGCACACCCCGAGTGGGTGTGATCGGCGAGCCGAGATGCGCTCTCCCGCCGGGAGTTCGCACTTGGCCCCAACAAACCCCTCAGAGCAGGCAGCTCTAGGCGTTAAGCAGAACTTCCTACAAAACTCCTGCATGCTTTTCAGCTGGGGCTAGAAAACCCTGGCGACTTCAGATTTTAGTTTCTCTTCAGTTCATCCAATTTTAAATCCTTCAAAaagggagttcagagaaagagTGCTGGGGATTATTAGTTCAAATGCTGTATATACAGCTCTCCGTTTCCTGCCTAACGGGGTAGGAAGGATCTTTGAAACCCACAAATAAGCCAACAAGTACTTTTAACCTGCTCTTCCAACTGGAATCCTTGTGGGAGCTGATAACTAATTTAAGATTTATCCGGTTTTCCTCCTCTTTAGTGTTCTCTTAGGAACTTTTTTTAACCCTTTAAATATTCCAAACTGGGTAGCACCTGTAGTAAGATGATCTGGCCTAATTAATAAGCTGAGTCGTTGGTAGAACTCATGAGGCGTTTCATTAGCATAACCATATTTATCCCCCAAACTGTTTCCAAGACAACAATTTATTTGAGCCAGAACTTAATTATGTGTTGATCTGTATTTTACAGGAAGTATTAGTCACCCAGACTGGTGTGTTTTAGTTCCCTAAAgccaatgaaaacatttttgggAAGCCAACCCTTGTTTTTTCATCTCGAAGGGAATTCAATTTACACATTCATGTAATAGGAAGGAGCTGTGAAGTGTGTagaatttttttatcttgaagttgtTATTGGGTTGTTCTAAAATAGTTTTCAAATCAAAAAGGGGACTAGCTATGTGGTCCTAAGAAAGCAGCGTAACACAGAAGAGCATCTCCATCAGGTGCGTCTTGTGCTCAGTTGCACCCCAAAGGGATGAGTCGGATCAATCAGTCTAAATGCCACCTCATTTATCAGTCTGACCCAAGAATGAAGAATTCCTATTTGGAAGATTACTGTCATTCAGGGATTTTTTTGATCTTGGCTAATTGATTTACTGGTAACTGCTGTTTTCTCCAAATGATACTgctaatgtttgttgttttaaaggcAGGGACAAGAAGCCCACATGAGTGTGCCTTTTGTGTATGCCATCTGAAAACAActcctttgttttttcaaaagaacAGATATAAAAGATCTGTGTTTTCTAGGTGACAGCAGGCCTAAAGTAAGACCAGGGTAGCAAGAAGGGGTGCAAACAAGTATATCTCCATGTAGGAATCTACAGGAATCAAACCCCTCAAGGTCCTCCCTTAGTTTGGGGGATCCCTCCCCCACATTCAGTTGTCATAGGTGTTCCCAGAACTTGTTCCTGGAGTGCCCACCATTTTATTCCTCATCCTTCAGATTCCTGTTCACTGGCAGTGGCTTTCCTTGCCACAGAACCAACTAGAAGTCACTGCTAGAACTCCTGAAGGCTGCCCACAGTTCTGTGCCCTTCTTGCTGTGACTTCCTTCCTAGGGGATTCATTGGCCTTTGTGAAAATAGAACCATGGCATGCCATATCTTCACCCAGAGAGACACAGACTTGCCTGAATCCTGGGCCTAGTACCCCTGGTGTTCAATCTGGGACCCATGGAACCCCAACAGCATGGAGATGAGTTAAAATGCGAGGGTAGAATATGATGCTTCTATCAGTTcccctgaaatgaaattcatgaaGCGTCTATGATGATTTGCTGATAGGGTTCATTTCTTTAAACGATTGGTTGAATGTATAGCTACCATAGCAAAAATTTCACTTATCTACCACAAGCTGAATATTCTCAAAACTCAAACCATCTGTTCCATGTAAGCTATAAACAGTTGTTAATACAACATGAGCACTATCTCCCACTACCAGTTTCAACTCTGAGTATCTCCTCACCTGCAGTGAGCTTTGCACAGTCTCTAAAGGCAAAACCAGTATCAGGAGACAACTTTCAAGAACTGACATAGTCAACTGCTTTAGTCATTAGTAAACGTTATCTTTGCTATTACCACCTTCGCCATCCTGGCCTTTAAACGTGACTTGTTTTGGTTACCTGGAAATTTTTATTCAGACGttaattcaaaaatgaaagagcCTATATATTAACTTGTTAGAAAAATGTTATGAGATATCAAAAAAGCTgtgaatcattttaattttacatattaaagGTAAAACTAATTTCCTCTTAACTGTTGTGGAGAAGAAATACATAATGTTTAAATACCATGAAATAATTATACAGCAAATACCTGACTTGTTTTTCTACCTGTCCTTCAACTATCAGAAcaggtaaaaagaaatagaaatcatttaatttttttaaaagttcacttccTGAAGAGGAATGAGCTCTGGTTTTCTGGGTCTGTTTCAGAAAGACAGAGTGGAATGGTGGGCctcaccttccttttctctcctcttcacccGGAGGAAGAGAACTCAGAATCATTAGGGACAAAGGGCATcaagtagaaaagaaaggaagacaattgtttcactttctttttccacCTAAAATTTCCTCAGGAAAATCCATATAGCATACTTTTATgaagtaaagttaaaaataaaataaaacagtgtattccttcaaattataaaataaaagcccAAATGCTTAGAAAGCCAAGAATAAGGAGGATGAGGAAggggtaaaaagaaagaaaggaaggaaggcaggatggaaggaaggaacgaaggagggagggaggaagggagagaggaaaggaagaaaggaaggagggagggcgggagggagaaagggagggaagaaaggaagggaggaactTCATTACCCACTACCCAAAATAAACACTTAAACTACTTTAACCTACAGTTATACTTCATTCTAGTGTTTGCATTTGTGtgtataaaaaatatgttaaatggtATAtgctcttttttctgcctttttttacttaataatttatTCTGAACGTTTTTCATACTATCAAAACATCTGTATGTCATGATTTGTGACCACGtagaattttattgtataaatgatcataatatatttaaccaattccattttatttttaaaaattagatcctttatgattttaagaaaataacacaatATATGTTACTATATGTTATAGTAACATATAACATAACCTTTGTGTACATTCCTAATGTACCGTGGCATAAAGtcctaaaaattaaattgctgCAGAAAAGGGTAGCTGTACTTTCGAGGCTTTCGGCACACATTATCAGAGAAACTTAGCACCGGCTTATAATCCCATCCAtagtgaggagaggagagagtctaCCTTCCTAATCATTctaaggagatttttaaaaattaaaaatgctataaataacATCTCAGTTTTTAATTAATGAGCACATTATTTTAAGCCAAAAGGACAAAATCAAATATGAACTGTTGGTTCCCCTTTCGATATTTACGATTAGCACTACATGTCATGGATCTCTGTTCCTGAGGTTATGGTTCTGAcagcttcccttcctcctcttggtTTGAATTTCCTCCTTACCTCTTGCAGGGACAATAATGCTCAAAAATGTTCAGTGATAAACTCAGTTGATATTTCTCAGTCCATGATACCAATCCCTCATTTCCAAAATACAGGTGAGTTTATTCGAGTGCCCCAAACTCATTCCCACATGAATACTGGGCCAAAGAAATCATCTTTCAACCTGCCCTGTGGAAGCTCTTTGAATTAAGACGAGAGGAGGTCCAGGAACAGTGCCAAATTGACCCTTCCTGACCTGAGAGAACCAGTTCCCTCTTCCCTGAGTCACCAAGACCTTGCAGTTTAAAGGCAACTCAGAGTTTCCACTCCAGTGGCTTTGGTTTACCAGAAAGATGTCAGCCTGGCTCTGCTTTTAGAAATCCCCAGTTTCCTCAAGACACATAGTGACATGGACACAGGCAcgttctctctgttcctcagcttCCCTTTCTGAAAGTGCTGTTAAGTCACAGCCTCCCTGTGACAGGCTTTGTTTATAGCAGGAGTCAGAAAAATTTacagcctgcctcctccctggcccgGAGACTGGAATCCCTCATTGGTTCAGTAAGCAAGAGCAAGCTCAATCTCTTCTTGCATAGCCCTCAGCGCCATCCTTGCTTGGCAATcacagtgaagaaaagaaaggatcaaAGTAACATCAAAGTAACAGCGCTGAAGATGCACTTGTGCGAAACGACACTTTTACTTCTGAAAATAGTAGAGATATTCTTAGCAAAGGAAAAGTACATCTCTTCCAAATTAGGGAAGAAGTAAAAGGTGATTTAGAGAAGATTTATTTAGAACAGTGGAGAAATGCTTACAAAACTACTTTAAGCGAAACAAGGCAGGACCAATATAACGTACAATATGATTACAGCTGTGTAGGCATGCATATGATAAAATAAGGACAAAAGTAATAGGAGTTATTGTATAAGGGTGACGTGGTTATGATTCTCTTCTCCACTtcctaaaatttctaaaatattgtgttgcttttataatggacaaga
Encoded here:
- the RNF217 gene encoding E3 ubiquitin-protein ligase RNF217 isoform X2 gives rise to the protein MGEEQSTVSGGGAAPEARPPASGVPGPHESPRPRGDLAGAPGPRTASAEPNDGGCRGDLGCVDPSTPEPARTLGAPGRRKSPAAGQPAGLALPGPLNPQTLQQQLEEEEEEAGDRNEEGDEQQEAPPGEEQEPRTRAGAPDQLVLDVLAPRRPLSAKRQVFCSVFCVENDLPEVPTAEQLSPPALPPRAPPVTNPPSTPSSFPSPRLSHPADPLSPDGGSIELEFYLAPEPFSVPSLLGAPPYSGLGGVGDAYAPLMVLMCRVCLEDKPIKPLPCCKKAVCEECLKVYLSSQVQLGQVEIKCPITECFEFLEETTVIYNLTHEDSIKYKYFLELGRIDSSTKPCPQCKHFTTFKKKGHIPTPSRSESKYKIQCPTCQFVWCFKCHSPWHEGVNCKEYKKGDKLLRHWASEIEHGQRNAQKCPKCKIHIQRTEGCDHMTCSQCNTNFCYRCGERYRQLRFFGDHTSNLSIFGCKYRYLPERPHLRRLVRGSVCAPCSSGMYPL
- the RNF217 gene encoding E3 ubiquitin-protein ligase RNF217 isoform X1, producing MGEEQSTVSGGGAAPEARPPASGVPGPHESPRPRGDLAGAPGPRTASAEPNDGGCRGDLGCVDPSTPEPARTLGAPGRRKSPAAGQPAGLALPGPLNPQTLQQQLEEEEEEAGDRNEEGDEQQEAPPGEEQEPRTRAGAPDQLVLDVLAPRRPLSAKRQVFCSVFCVENDLPEVPTAEQLSPPALPPRAPPVTNPPSTPSSFPSPRLSHPADPLSPDGGSIELEFYLAPEPFSVPSLLGAPPYSGLGGVGDAYAPLMVLMCRVCLEDKPIKPLPCCKKAVCEECLKVYLSSQVQLGQVEIKCPITECFEFLEETTVIYNLTHEDSIKYKYFLELGRIDSSTKPCPQCKHFTTFKKKGHIPTPSRSESKYKIQCPTCQFVWCFKCHSPWHEGVNCKEYKKGDKLLRHWASEIEHGQRNAQKCPKCKIHIQRTEGCDHMTCSQCNTNFCYRCGERYRQLRFFGDHTSNLSIFGCKYRYLPERPHLRRLVRGSVCAGKLFVAPLILVLGLALGAIAVVIGLFVFPIYCLCKKQRKRSRTGMHW